GCGGCCACTGCCAGCCATAGCGACATCGCCGCTCGGAAACACAGCCTGTGGACAGACGACAGACGACGAGACGTCTCGTTCGGTACGTTTTGCATGTCATCCCCCCGGCGGCTAGGGACAGCACCGGTCTCCAGCAATCACTGGAACTCGTCCATGGTGTGAAACCACGTTCCTGGCTTCACTCATGAGTTATACGCCTAGTCAGACAAACTTGAAATACGAGCCAGCCTTGCCAACCCGGAGTAGGGTCGGTTTGAACAGGGAGTCCGTGGACTACAGGACTGTGAGGTGCCCTGGGGGGAGGGGGAAAGGTGGAGTTCTGGACACAGCCTTGCGCCCGTCCGCCCACTGCGGTAGTTCGCGCCCCATGTCGTCACCCCTCGTCGTAGGCATCGCCGGTGGTACTGCTTCCGGTAAGACGACGGTCGCCCGGAAGGTTCGCGAGGCGCTCGCCGACTGCCGTGTGGCCTTCATCGATCAGGATTCGTATTACCGGGACCTGTCGGACCTGCCGATGGCCGAGCGCCGCGAGGTCAACTTCGACCACCCGGATGCCTTCGACACGGAGCTGCTCGTCGCGCACCTGGCGGAGCTCAAGGCCGGCCGCGCCATCCAGAAGCCCGTGTACGACTTCGTCACCTGCACCCGGCAGCCGCAGACGGTGCGCGTGGAGCCCGGGGACATGATCCTCCTGGAGGGCATCCTCGTGCTGCACATGAAGCCGCTGCGCGACGAGATGAACGTGCGCATCTACGTGGACACGGATGACGACCTGCGCATCCTGCGCCGGCTCGAGCGCGACATCCACGAGCGCGGCCAGGAATTCGATCACGTGGTGAGCCAGTACCTGCGCCACGTGCGGCCCATGCACATGGGCTTCGTCGAGCCCTCCAAGCACCACGCGGACATCATCGTGCCGCAGGGGGGCAGCAACGACATCGCCATCGGGATGATCGTCAGCGCGCTGCGCGCCCGGCTGATGAACCCCGTCACGCAGCGCTGAGCACGCTCAGCCGCGGCGGCGCAGGAAGTCGCGCAGGGGGCCGTGCAGCCGCCGGTTGCCGGCGAGCAGACCCTGGTGCGAGCAGGGCTCGGGCAGCTCGTGGTAGTGCGCCCGGATGCCCGCGGCGCTGAGCAGGTGGTACGTGTCGCGCACGCGCGCGGGAGGCGCCAGAGAATCGTTCGCGGCCGCCGCGAGCAGCACCGGCGCGCGCACCTCGGCCAGGCACTCGGTGAGGTCCGCGCCCGCGTAGGCCGTGCACAACAGCGCCCAGGCGTTCGCGTCGAAGGTGTCCGCGAGGGCCTGGGCCTCGGCTTCCAGCGCCTGGACGGTGTCCGGGGCCTCGCCGCCGGGCCCGTGGACGAGCCGCAGGTACTCCAGGACTTGTTTGCGCAGCGTGCGCCGGGGGCCGGCGCCCGGGGCGTAGTGCCCATCACGGAAGTGGGGATCCAGGCGCAGCAGGTGCCGGGTGAGGCCCAGGCGCTCGCGCAGGGACTCGGGCAGGGCGCGCGCCGCGCCGAGCACCGCCACGCCCGCCACCCGCTCGGCGAAGAGCGCCGCGAGCCGCAGCGCCACCATCCCGCCGAGCCCCACGCCCACCACCGCGCGCACGCGCTCCACCTTCATCGAGCGCAAGAGCGCCGCCACCGCGCGCGCCATGTCCAGCACCGTCACCGTGGGCAGGGCGGCGCCATAGGGCTGGCCCACGTGGGGATCCACCGCCACGGGCGACGTGGAGCCGAACGGACTGCCGAGCAGGTTGGGCACCACCACGTGCAGCGCCGCCGGATCCAACGGCCGCCCCTCGCCGAGTAACTCCGAGCCCCACCCGGAGTGCGGGACGGCGTCCTGCCCCGAAGTGCGAAGGACGTGGTGGGAGTGCGGCAGATCGTGCAACAGCACCACAACATTGTCCTCGGAGCGCTCGCCGTAGGCACACCAGGCGACCCGGGCTCCGCCGAGCAGGCCGCCTTCCTCCAGGGGAAGTGCAACCGGAGACACGTAGAAGCCGTGGGTCTGGTACACGCGAGGTAGGCTTCATATCACTACGACCGTTTTTTCTCCGACCCAGGAGTTGCTCGCGTGAAGCGTTATTTCGGAGTCATCGTCCTCATCGTCGGCATCTTCCTCGCCGCGGTGATGACGACCCGGGCCTCGAGTGCCCGGGCGTTCGAGGCCCAGCGGGATGCGGACTTCGCCCGGGTGCAGAAGGACTATCTGGAGCGCGTGGGCTGGCTGCGCGTCAACCCGGACGAGAAGGCCTACCGGCAGGAACTGTCGCCCTTCTTCAAGGCGTATTTCGAGCAGGTGGGCGCGCACCACGATCGCTACAAGCTGAGCAAGAACTACGACGCGTACCTCGAGGAGCTGGAGAAGCGCGGTGACAAGGACGACCGCGTCCAGGATCGCAAGGCCTTCTACGAGTACACGCGCCAGGTGTTCGATCAGATGCGCGAGGGCAAGTACGAGCCGATGTGGACGGCGACGGACAAGGGCATGCGCCTGGACGTGGTGTCCGCGGACGTGGTGAAGGTGCTCGACAAGCCGCAGGTGCGCCTGCGGCTGGCGCTCTGGGGGGCCCAGCGCGAGGAGCGCTCGGACGGCAAGGTGAAGAAGATGGTGACGAGCGCCTCGTTCAAGACGCAGTGGAAGCTCACCGACGAGCGCGGCAGGTTGCTGGGCGAGATGAGCGCGGAGGACCCCTCGATGAAGGTGGACTTCCCCGAGCGCTTCATCGCCGAGTTCCCGCCGCAGATGGTGCTGGGCCACTACGACATGGACCTGGTGCCCAACGAGGTGAAGAAGATGGAGATCTCCTTCCAGGTGAGCTCGCGCGCGGCCTCGGGCGGGGACGCCACGGCCTCCTACGTGTGGAAGCTGGAGGTGCCCTCGGAGTGGCGGCTCGGCGCGGGCGAGAAGTGGGAGGGCGCCGAGGTCACCGAGCGCCCCGAGGAGGAGATCGATCCGGCCAAGGCGGCGCGCAAGTAGGCGCTAGCCGCCCACCACCGTGAAGTGCGAGCCCAACCGGTACGCCGACAGCGTGCCGAGCTCGTCCAGGAAGTAGAGGTTGAGCTGGGCGTCGGCCTGGAGCGCCATGAGTCCCGCGCCGGCGCGCACCTCCGCGAGCACGTCGCCGCGGAGGGGATCCACCGCGCGCACGCGCTCGCCCGGCACCAGGGCGACGCCGCGCGAGACGATGGGCCTCAGGGGGCGGGTGAGCTGCTCGCCCGCGGCGCCCATGCGCCAGTCCACCTCTCCCGAGTCGCTCACCCGCGCCGCCGCGCCCAGGGAGGACGTCACCAGCACCGCGCCCGGCAGGCGCGCGAGCGCGAAGGGCCCCGGACCCAGGTGCAGCGCGCGCTGCCAGCGCGACTGTCCCGCCGCGTCCACGCACAAGAGCACGCCTTCGCCCTCCAGCTCTCCGGCGATGTACACGCGCTTGCCGCTCGGCAGTGGCGTGGAGGGCAGGGCGAGGGACATCTCGTACGTCCACACCGCCTCGCCCGAGTGCGCGTCCGCGAGCAGCAGCGCCGAGTTGGAGCCCTGGCCGAGCAGCGCCACGAAGCGCCGCGCCCAGGGCACCGGCGCGCCCAGGAAGGGCAGGGACGCGCTCATGCGGAAGCGCACCTGTCCATCCGCGAGCCCCAGCCCGTAGAGGTAGCCCGAGTCCGTCGCCAGCAGGGCGCGGTGGGCATGGATGGACAGGTAGCCCCGGCGCGTGCGCGCGGGCGTCAGCCGCCACGCCTCGCGGCCCGTCACCTCGTTGAGCGCGAGCACCACCCGCTCATCCGCCAGGGTGTAGAGCATGCCGTACTGCCGCAGGAGCAACGGGCCGACGCGCAGCCCGTCGTGCACGCGCAACCAATCCGCTCCCGCGCCCTTGCCGGGAAAACCGCACAGGCGCACCCCGCTCGCCGCCAGGCTGTAGCCGTCCTCCGAGGCCGCCACACCATGGCTCGCCGCCCGCCGCCACACCTGCTTGCCCGTCTTGCGCTCGAAGACGCAGGCCATGTCCGGCGACGAATACACCAGCCCCTGGCGCCCCATCATCAGCCGCCCCGTGTCCGCGTCCACCAGCTTGCGCTGCTCCCACAGGCTCTCGAAGCGCAGGCGGCGCAGCCTCCCCGGCACCTTCAGTGGGCGCGAGCCCCCGGAGGCCGACGCCACCCGGGCCGGCGCGGCTCCCGCCTCCTCGGGGGGCCGCACCGCGCCGCGCAGGTGCGACAGCCCCTCGCGGCTGCGCTCGGTCAGCTCCTGCAGGTACGGGTTGTTCGCGAGCGAGCGCTCGCGCTCGGACATGGCCAGGGCCAGCGCCTGGCCCAGGTGGAACATGGCCGCCAGCAGCTCCTCGGCGCGCAGGGCGATGGGGGGTCCGCCCAGGCGCGCCTCTCCCGTCTTCAACTCCAACGTCAGCTCGGGCCGCACGCCCGCGGGCTCGAAGGAGAAGCGCGGCTCGCCCATCTCCAGGGCGCGGGCCAGGTCCGCCGCCTGCCGCGTGAGCTCCAGCGCCGTGAGGAAGGGCGGCCCCGGCGCGCGCCACGCCACCGGCCGCTGCGGCAGTGCCAGCCACACCTCTCCCGGACACAGCAGCGACGCCAGTGCCGGCCCCTTCTCCCGGGCCGCCCGCCGCAGCACGTCGTCCCCATCGTCCAGCACGAAGCCGAAGCCAGGCAGGGTGGGGGCCGTGGCGCGGAACGTGAAGGGCTCGGGGCGCAGCTCGCGGGGATGGGGCGCGGTCTCCTCCAGCTCCTTCAGGGCCCGCTGCAGCGCCTGGCCCTGCTCGCCTCGCAGCCGCTCCGGCGCCACCTGCTTCAAGTCCTCCAGGAAGCCCTGGCCACACGCCCGCGCCGCCTCCACGAGCTCCTCCGCGTCCAGCCGCAACGCCGGCCGCAGCAGCCGCGCCGGACGCGACAGGCTCGCCACCTGCACCTCGATGTCGCCTCCTGAACGTCTCAGCACCAGCTCCAGGTGCGCCTCCGTGAGCGACACCTGCGCGAGCCTCTGCCCTCCCGCGTGCAGCGCGGCCAGGGCCCCGAGCAGCGCGGGCACCACCTCCACCAGCGGCTCTTCCACCGCGCCAGGCAGCAGATTCACCCCGTCCAATTCCAGCGACACGGAATCATGCGGCGCCTCCGCGGGTTCGCGCTTCCATCGATGTCCGATGCGAAAGCGGATCATCCCTTCCCCATTCGTTGACAAGCCAGAATAGCGATGGCTAGCATCCGCCGCCCAACGGACCTACATTTTTGTAACCGTGTGAATTTATTGGGGAATCGTCGATGACTTTTTATGAGGCCGCTCTCCGCGTGCTCGAGAGCGAAGGCCGTCCCCTCCACTTCCTCGAGATCACCGAGAGATCGATCGCCCAGAACCTGCTGTCCCACGTGGGCAAGACGCCCGAGCTGACGATGTTGTCGCGGCTCGCGGCGATGGCCCGCCGGACGCGCGATCGCAAGGTGATCGTCACCGCCAAGGACACCTTCGCCCTGACGGATTGGTCGCTGCCGGAGGACCTGGAGGCGCTGGCGCACACGGGCGTGTTGGAGGCGCATCCCGAGGAGGGGCTGCCCCCACTGCGGCCCACCGAGCGCCATCCGGATCCCCGCGGGGACAACGTGCGCGTGGCGGGCCGGGGCAGCGAGCGCAAGCAGCGCCGCCAGGAGGAGGAGGAGGGACGGGGTGGCCGCAGGCGCCGCTTCCCGCCGATGCCGGAGGTGGTGTTCGAGATCCTCAGCGAGGCGGACCAGTCGCTGCGTCCGGAGCAGCTCCTCGAGCAGGCGCGCGCGAAGGAGCTGGCGGCCGAGGACGCCACGGTGGAGGCGCTGCTCACCGCGCTGCTGGAGGACAACCAGCGGCGCATCGACGCGGGCCGCCGTCCCCAGTTCTCGTTCTCCACGGAGACGGGCGCGGTGACGCTGGAGCGCGCGGGCTCGCCGAGCGAGGCGCCGCCCCTGGAGCTGCAGGCCGCGTTCGCCGCCGCGCTGGGCATTCCGCTCGAGGACGGGCGTCCGGTGCTCAACCGCCCGAGTGCCACCGCCGCCGCCCCCGAGGCCCTGGCGGATGCCGCGCTGCTGACGGCGGCGCGCTCCGCGGTGAAGGACGCGCGCAAGGCCGTGGCGCGCTCGCTGCGCAAGCGCCTGGGCGAGCTGGACGTGGGCACCTTCGAGAAGTCCGTCGTGAAGATGATGCACGCGCTGGGCTTCCGCGAGCTCAAGGTGGCCAAGCGTTCCAAGGAAGGCCCGCTGCTCACCGCGCGCAAGCGCGAGGGCAGCGTGGATCTGCGCTTCGCCATCCGCATGCTCAAGGGCACGCCCGCGCTGGATCGCAAGGCGGTGCAGGAGCTGCGCAAGGATCTCGGTCACTACTCGGCGCAGGTGGGTCTGCTCGCGTGCGCCGGTGAGGCCCGGGGTGATGCGCGCACCGAGGCCCAGGCCAGTGGCTCGCTGGTGATGCTGTGGTGCGGCGACGCGCTGGGCGAGAAGTTCCTCGAGGCGAAGGCCGCAGTGAGCGTCACCACGGTGGAGCTGTACGACGTCGACGAGCGCTTCTTCGAGGTGGCGAAGCTGGAAGCCGAGGAGGCCCAGAAGCGCCGCGAGGAGCGCCAGCGCGAGAAGCTGGCCCGCGCCGGCGAGGGCGAGGAGGCGGGCGGGGAAGGGGAGTCGCGCGGGGCCGTGTCCGTCGAGGCCACGGAGGAGGCCCAGGCGCGCCGGGAGGAGCGGCGCGAAGAGCGTCAGCGCGAGCGGGACGCGCGCCGGGAGGAGCGCCGCCGGGAGCGCAAGGCCGCGCAGGAGGAGTCGGGCACCGAGTCCGCTCCCGCCGTGGCCGCGCCCGATGTGGCGCCCACCGCGCCCGCTGGCCTGTCCGAGGAGGAGGAGGGCGACGAGGAGGGCGAGGACGAGGATCTCGAGGCCGCGAGCGCCTTCGTGGCGGGTGGGCCGGGCGAGACGGGGACCTCGGAAGAGGCCGCCTCGTCGAGTGAGCGCAAGCGCCGCCGCCGCCGTCGCCGGGGCCGTCGCGGCCGGGGCGGACGTGGGCCGGAGGGCGCTCCGGGTGAGCCGGGCGCCGCGGCTGCCGCCGAGGGAGCTCCCGCCGTCGCCGTGACCACCGAGTCCACGGTGTCCACCACCACGGTGGAGGGCACGACGGCGGAGGGCACGACGGTCCAGACCACCACCCAGCAGGAGACCACCCTGGTCGCCGTCACGGCCGTGGATGCGGGGCCCGTGGAGGGTGCTTCCGCTCCTCTGGTCGAGTCCCAGGGGATGCTCCCCCTGGACGTGCCGCCCGTCGCGCCCGCCGTGGCCGTCGAGGCGACGCCCACCGCCGAGGCGGCTCCGGCTGCCCCCGAGGCGGCTCCGGCTGCCCCCGAGGAGCCCAAGCCCCAAGGGGAGCCCGGGCCGTCCTCATCGAACGGTGGCTCGCCGGAGGGCGGGACGGCCTGACATCCCCGCGCTCCGGGCGTGAGGGGCGCGCGGGACTGGGTTAGGGTAGGCCGGTATGAAGTCCGGCCTGCTCCCATTCCTCGTGGCGCTGCTGCTGCTCGGCGCCTGCCGCTCGCGCGAGCCGCGCTTCCCGGTGGAGCACGTCTCGCTCAAGGGCGCGACGGTGATCGACAACGGTCTGCTCGGGTGGTCCGCGTCGGACATCCAGGTGCTCTTCACGGACGTGCTGCGCGACAGCCGCCGCTTCGAGCTGCTGTCGGAAGACGCGCCCGAGCCGCGTGACCCGGGCCCCTGGTCCTTCACGCTCGAGCTGCCCTTCACCCGCGAGGCGCTCAAGGACGGCAGCGCGTACTCCTTCGCCGAGGTGGGCGCCACGCTGCTGATGGAGCGGCGCTCGGGGGAGGGCACCCAGCGCTACCAGGTGGTGGGGCTGGGCGAGGTGCGCGTGGAGTCCAAGGACGCCGAGGCGCGGCGCAAGGCGCTGCGCGAGGCCTTGCGGCGCGGGCTCGCCCAGGTGGTCGACGCGGCCGGGCTCCAACTGGCGGCGGTGGGGCGCCCGGACGCGGCGCTGGTGATGGAACTCCAGTCCCCGGACGAGCGGGTGCGCGAGTTCGCCCTGCGCGTGCTCGCCGAGCGGCGCAACCCCGCGGCGGCCCCGCTGCTCATCCGCCAGTTGCAGGACGAGGATCTCCAGGTGGCGCGCCAGGCCATGGGCGCGCTGGTGGAGATGAAGGAGCGCTCCGCCGTGCCCGCGCTCATCGATCTGGTGAAGGAGAGGGACCTGGGCTTCATGCAGGAGGTCGTCTTCGCCATTGGAGAGATCGGCGGGGCCGAGGCCGAGGCGTACCTCTTCACCGTGGCGCAGGGGCATGATCAGCCCGATGTCCAGGCCGCGGCGCAGCAGGCGCTCGATACACTCTACGCGGCACACAAGCTCGCCACTCCGGAGGCGCGCGGCACGGACCGCGCGGAACACTGAGACATGAAGCTCTCGTCTGTCGTCGTACGAATGACCCTCGGGGCCGCGTGGGTGCTGGGGGTTGGGGCGTGCGCGGGCCGGCAGCAGGTCGCCGACTCCGCGTCCGAGTCCTCGCGCGCCACCGAGTCGCTGTCCGCGTATTACCCGCTGGCCGTGGGCAACCGCTGGACGTACCGGGTGAATGGCCGTGAGGACAAGCCGGTGACGGTGGAGGTGCTCAAGGAGGAGGACGGCTACTTCCACGACAGCCAGGGCGGACAGCTCACCGTGGACGCCTTCGGGGTGCGAGACCGCAAGCGCTATCTCTTGCGCGGGCCGCTCACCGAGGGCAGCCAGTGGACGAACGTGGTGTCCGTGGCGTCCACCGAGCGCTACCGCATCCTCCAGGCCGACGTGCCGTGCGAGACGCGCGCGGGGTCCTTCCCGGCGTGTGTCCGGGTGGAGGCGAGCAACCGCGTGGACGCGAACACCACGCTCATCAACGCGCTCACCTTCGCGCGGGGCGTGGGCCTGGTGCGCATGGAGTTGTTCGTGCAGAAGAGCAACGGCGAGCGCATGCCGCAGACGTCGCTGGAGCTGGTGTCCTATCAACTCAACCCTGGGGCGCCGACCGCGCGAGGCCAGGCGGAGGGAGCGCCATGAAGGAGATTGGAATCGCCCTGTTGGGGCTGGGCAACGTGGGCCTGGGGACGTACCGCATCCTCACGCAGCACGCGAAGGACATCGAGCGGCGGCTGGGCGCGCGGGTGCGCGTGCACCACGTGCTGGTGCGCGAGCCGGGCCGCGCCCGTCCCGAGGACGTGCCCTCGGCGCTCCTCACCCACGACATGAAGACGATCCTCGCCAACCCCGAGGTGTCGGTGGTGGTGGAGCTCATGGGGGGGTTGAGCCCCGCGCGCGAGTACGTGGAGCAGGCCATCGCCTCGGGCCGCCATGTGGTGACGGCCAACAAGGCGCTCCTGTCCGCGCATGGTGAGGCACTCTTCTCGAGCGCCATCGCCCGGGGCGTGGACGTGCACTTCGAGGCGGCCGTCTGCGGAGGCATCCCCATCATCCGCACGCTGCGCGAGGCGCTCGCCTCGGATCGGGTGGAGTCGCTCACGGGCATCGTGAATGGCACCACCAACTTCATCCTCTCGGCCATGGCGGACGAGGGCTCCACGTACGCGGACGCGCTGCGGCGCGCGCAGGAGCTGGGCTACGCCGAGGCGGATCCCACGCTGGACGTGAGCGGCATGGACGCGGCGCAGAAGCTGTGCCTGCTCGCCTCGCTGGCCTTCTCCGCGCGCGTGTCCCCCGGCTCCATCCTCGTGGAGGGCATCTCCACGCTCACCCCCGCGGACATCGCCCACGGGCGCGAGGCGGGCTTCGTCCTCAAGCTGCTCGCGCGGGCGCGCCGGGTGTCGGACGGGCTGGACGTGCGGGTGCACCCGGCCTTCATCCCCGCCGCCAGCCCCCTGTCCGACGTGAAGGGCGGCTTCAACGCGGTGCTGCTCCAGTCCGCGGCCCTGGGCGCCTCGCTCTTCTCGGGCCTGGGCGCCGGTGCCCTGCCCACGGGCAGTGCGGTGGTGTCCGACATCATCGACACCTGCCGGGGCCTGCTGGCGGGAGTGTCGGGCCGTCTGCCCCTGCCGTGCGCGCCCAACGTGCAGGACGTGCCCCTCTTGTCCCCGGGGGAGCGCCGCGGGCCCACCTACCTGCGCTTCTCCGTCAGCGACGAGCCCGGCGTCCTGGGCCGCATCGCCAGCGTGCTCGGCGAGAAGGGGGTGAGCATCAACTCGGTGCTCCAGCGCCCGCCGCGCCCCGAGGACACGCACGCCACCATCGTCGTCTTCACCCACGACACGCGCGAGGCGGACGTCATCGCCGCCGTGCAGTGGATCGACTCGCTGCGCAGCACCCGGGCCCCCACCCAGGTCATCCGCATCGAGGAAGGCCCCGGTCTGCTGCTCTCCGGCCGCTAGCTGGCCGCCGGGAGGGCGGGCGAGCGGCCTGACTGACAGGAGGGGAAGGGGGCGGGTTGAAAGTCGGATCGCGCCTCCCTACCCTGTGGGCCTTTTTCAGGAAGGCAGGCCCCATGGGTGTCGAAAGCGCCGAGCAGACGTACGAGGAAATCATTCTTGGCTTCCTCGTGGAGGGACGGGATGGGTTCTGTTCGGGCGAGGCGCTCTCGGACAAGCTGGGCCTGTCGCGCACCGCCGTGTGGAAGCACGTGGAGTCGCTGCGCGGCAAGGGCTACCGCATCGACGCCGTGCCCGCGCGGGGCTACCGGCTGGTGGACGTGCCGGACAAGCTCACGCCGCTGGAGCTCACGCCGCTGCTGTCCACGCACCACCTGGGCCACCACATCCACTTCCATGAGAGTCTGCCGTCCACCAACGTGACGGCCTTCCAGCTCGCCGCGGACGGCGCCGAGCACGGTGAAGTGGTCGTCACCGAGCAGCAGACGGCGGGCAAGGGTCGCCGGGGCCGGGTGTGGACCTCGCCCCCGGGGGTGAACCTGTACTTCTCCGCCATCCTCCGGCCGGAGCTGCCGCCGCAGCGCGCCTCGGAGCTCACCCTGGTGGCCGCGGTGGCGCTCGCCGAGACGCTGCGCGAGCAGGACGCGGACGCGCGCATCAAGTGGCCCAACGACGTGCAGATCGACGGGCGCAAGGTGGCGGGCATCCTCACCGAGCTGTCCGCGGATCCGGATCAGGTGCACTTCGTGGTGCTGGGCGTGGGCGTCAACCTCAACTCCGGCCCCGAGGACTTCCCGCCCGAGCTGGCGGAGACGGCCACCTCGCTCTCGCGGGTGCTCGGCCGGCGCATCAACCGGGCGCTGTTCACCAGCTCGCTCTGGGGGCGGCTGGAGGAGTGGTTGGATCTCCACCACGAGGTGGGCTTCGAGCCGGTACGCCAGCGCTGGGGGGAGCTGTCCTCCACGCTGGGCCAGGAGGTGCGTGTACGGACCGACCGGGCGGAATTGCGCGGTGTGGCTGAAGGCATCGACGCGGCGGGGGCACTGCTGGTGCGCACGCCGGAGGGGCGCCTGGAAAGGGTGCTCGCCGGGGATGTGGAGCAGGTGCGGCCCCGCTAGACTGCGTGGCGAGCCATGCTTCTCGCCATCGACGTGGGCAACACCAACACCGTGTTGGGGGTATACGACGGCCAGCGGCTGCTGAGCCATTGGCGCGTGGAGACGAGTGCGCGCCGCACCTCCGACGAGCTGGGCATCCTCCTGCGCCAGCTCTTCCTCGCCAGTGGCATCGAGCCGGGCGCGGTGAACGCGGTGGCCGTCTCCAGCGTGGTGCCGCCGCTGCAGTCCAACCTCGGACGCATGAGCGAGCGCTACTTCAAGACGCGTCCGCTCTTCGTGGGGCCCGGCGTGAAGACGGGCATGCCCATCCTCTATGACAACCCGCGCGAGGTGGGGGCCGATCGCATCGTCAACGCGGTGGCCGCCTACGACAAGCACCACCGGGGCCTCATCGTCGTGGACTTCGGCACCGCCACCACCTTCGACGC
The sequence above is drawn from the Cystobacter ferrugineus genome and encodes:
- a CDS encoding HTH domain-containing protein, with the translated sequence MLESEGRPLHFLEITERSIAQNLLSHVGKTPELTMLSRLAAMARRTRDRKVIVTAKDTFALTDWSLPEDLEALAHTGVLEAHPEEGLPPLRPTERHPDPRGDNVRVAGRGSERKQRRQEEEEGRGGRRRRFPPMPEVVFEILSEADQSLRPEQLLEQARAKELAAEDATVEALLTALLEDNQRRIDAGRRPQFSFSTETGAVTLERAGSPSEAPPLELQAAFAAALGIPLEDGRPVLNRPSATAAAPEALADAALLTAARSAVKDARKAVARSLRKRLGELDVGTFEKSVVKMMHALGFRELKVAKRSKEGPLLTARKREGSVDLRFAIRMLKGTPALDRKAVQELRKDLGHYSAQVGLLACAGEARGDARTEAQASGSLVMLWCGDALGEKFLEAKAAVSVTTVELYDVDERFFEVAKLEAEEAQKRREERQREKLARAGEGEEAGGEGESRGAVSVEATEEAQARREERREERQRERDARREERRRERKAAQEESGTESAPAVAAPDVAPTAPAGLSEEEEGDEEGEDEDLEAASAFVAGGPGETGTSEEAASSSERKRRRRRRRGRRGRGGRGPEGAPGEPGAAAAAEGAPAVAVTTESTVSTTTVEGTTAEGTTVQTTTQQETTLVAVTAVDAGPVEGASAPLVESQGMLPLDVPPVAPAVAVEATPTAEAAPAAPEAAPAAPEEPKPQGEPGPSSSNGGSPEGGTA
- a CDS encoding type III pantothenate kinase, with translation MLLAIDVGNTNTVLGVYDGQRLLSHWRVETSARRTSDELGILLRQLFLASGIEPGAVNAVAVSSVVPPLQSNLGRMSERYFKTRPLFVGPGVKTGMPILYDNPREVGADRIVNAVAAYDKHHRGLIVVDFGTATTFDAVTPRGEYLGGSICPGIHIGMEALFQNASKLPRVEFARPPHVVGRNTVHSIQSGLFFGYVAMVDGLCARMKAELGFETHVVATGGLAPLVAGASTHLQEVDEFLTLEGLRIIYGRNHTP
- a CDS encoding biotin--[acetyl-CoA-carboxylase] ligase; its protein translation is MGVESAEQTYEEIILGFLVEGRDGFCSGEALSDKLGLSRTAVWKHVESLRGKGYRIDAVPARGYRLVDVPDKLTPLELTPLLSTHHLGHHIHFHESLPSTNVTAFQLAADGAEHGEVVVTEQQTAGKGRRGRVWTSPPGVNLYFSAILRPELPPQRASELTLVAAVALAETLREQDADARIKWPNDVQIDGRKVAGILTELSADPDQVHFVVLGVGVNLNSGPEDFPPELAETATSLSRVLGRRINRALFTSSLWGRLEEWLDLHHEVGFEPVRQRWGELSSTLGQEVRVRTDRAELRGVAEGIDAAGALLVRTPEGRLERVLAGDVEQVRPR
- a CDS encoding homoserine dehydrogenase gives rise to the protein MKEIGIALLGLGNVGLGTYRILTQHAKDIERRLGARVRVHHVLVREPGRARPEDVPSALLTHDMKTILANPEVSVVVELMGGLSPAREYVEQAIASGRHVVTANKALLSAHGEALFSSAIARGVDVHFEAAVCGGIPIIRTLREALASDRVESLTGIVNGTTNFILSAMADEGSTYADALRRAQELGYAEADPTLDVSGMDAAQKLCLLASLAFSARVSPGSILVEGISTLTPADIAHGREAGFVLKLLARARRVSDGLDVRVHPAFIPAASPLSDVKGGFNAVLLQSAALGASLFSGLGAGALPTGSAVVSDIIDTCRGLLAGVSGRLPLPCAPNVQDVPLLSPGERRGPTYLRFSVSDEPGVLGRIASVLGEKGVSINSVLQRPPRPEDTHATIVVFTHDTREADVIAAVQWIDSLRSTRAPTQVIRIEEGPGLLLSGR
- a CDS encoding HEAT repeat domain-containing protein: MKSGLLPFLVALLLLGACRSREPRFPVEHVSLKGATVIDNGLLGWSASDIQVLFTDVLRDSRRFELLSEDAPEPRDPGPWSFTLELPFTREALKDGSAYSFAEVGATLLMERRSGEGTQRYQVVGLGEVRVESKDAEARRKALREALRRGLAQVVDAAGLQLAAVGRPDAALVMELQSPDERVREFALRVLAERRNPAAAPLLIRQLQDEDLQVARQAMGALVEMKERSAVPALIDLVKERDLGFMQEVVFAIGEIGGAEAEAYLFTVAQGHDQPDVQAAAQQALDTLYAAHKLATPEARGTDRAEH
- a CDS encoding PQQ-binding-like beta-propeller repeat protein — protein: MIRFRIGHRWKREPAEAPHDSVSLELDGVNLLPGAVEEPLVEVVPALLGALAALHAGGQRLAQVSLTEAHLELVLRRSGGDIEVQVASLSRPARLLRPALRLDAEELVEAARACGQGFLEDLKQVAPERLRGEQGQALQRALKELEETAPHPRELRPEPFTFRATAPTLPGFGFVLDDGDDVLRRAAREKGPALASLLCPGEVWLALPQRPVAWRAPGPPFLTALELTRQAADLARALEMGEPRFSFEPAGVRPELTLELKTGEARLGGPPIALRAEELLAAMFHLGQALALAMSERERSLANNPYLQELTERSREGLSHLRGAVRPPEEAGAAPARVASASGGSRPLKVPGRLRRLRFESLWEQRKLVDADTGRLMMGRQGLVYSSPDMACVFERKTGKQVWRRAASHGVAASEDGYSLAASGVRLCGFPGKGAGADWLRVHDGLRVGPLLLRQYGMLYTLADERVVLALNEVTGREAWRLTPARTRRGYLSIHAHRALLATDSGYLYGLGLADGQVRFRMSASLPFLGAPVPWARRFVALLGQGSNSALLLADAHSGEAVWTYEMSLALPSTPLPSGKRVYIAGELEGEGVLLCVDAAGQSRWQRALHLGPGPFALARLPGAVLVTSSLGAAARVSDSGEVDWRMGAAGEQLTRPLRPIVSRGVALVPGERVRAVDPLRGDVLAEVRAGAGLMALQADAQLNLYFLDELGTLSAYRLGSHFTVVGG
- the udk gene encoding uridine kinase translates to MSSPLVVGIAGGTASGKTTVARKVREALADCRVAFIDQDSYYRDLSDLPMAERREVNFDHPDAFDTELLVAHLAELKAGRAIQKPVYDFVTCTRQPQTVRVEPGDMILLEGILVLHMKPLRDEMNVRIYVDTDDDLRILRRLERDIHERGQEFDHVVSQYLRHVRPMHMGFVEPSKHHADIIVPQGGSNDIAIGMIVSALRARLMNPVTQR
- a CDS encoding alpha/beta fold hydrolase yields the protein MYQTHGFYVSPVALPLEEGGLLGGARVAWCAYGERSEDNVVVLLHDLPHSHHVLRTSGQDAVPHSGWGSELLGEGRPLDPAALHVVVPNLLGSPFGSTSPVAVDPHVGQPYGAALPTVTVLDMARAVAALLRSMKVERVRAVVGVGLGGMVALRLAALFAERVAGVAVLGAARALPESLRERLGLTRHLLRLDPHFRDGHYAPGAGPRRTLRKQVLEYLRLVHGPGGEAPDTVQALEAEAQALADTFDANAWALLCTAYAGADLTECLAEVRAPVLLAAAANDSLAPPARVRDTYHLLSAAGIRAHYHELPEPCSHQGLLAGNRRLHGPLRDFLRRRG